A DNA window from Impatiens glandulifera chromosome 7, dImpGla2.1, whole genome shotgun sequence contains the following coding sequences:
- the LOC124910156 gene encoding probable terpene synthase 2, translating into MSTVNVMNGVVRPTAKFQASIWGDHFLKYASSTNDSSVDNHARNQVYIELKQRTRKKLTSNTMSESEKLNFIDVIQRLGINYHFETEIEQVLQCINIYSQRMNNDYDDDDLRTCALRFRLLRQQGYNVSSNDTFMKFMDTEGEFNTSVRDDVIGMLSLLEASHLRFREENILEKAFNFTTKQFETMLLHDRDLIDLINPHLAQQVNNALNQSLLKGFIRMDARSYFSFYENCNTHDKKLLEFAKLDFNVLQRVHQKELTKLTRWWKDLDFTNKCPFARDRLVECYFCALTIYFEPKYAYGREVFTKVISFLSILDDIYDAYGTWEELVLFTDAINRWERIDSNELSEYIKYFNDALHDYMEILKNECIERKFVDGIHYLKQMVKVMANAYLEEARWLHNKYIPTLEEYMSVALITATTRFLTVTSFIGMDPILATKDAFRWAFEDPPIMKAAAVVGRIIDDIVGFKFEQEREHVASSVQCYMNQHGVSEDIAIFELKKQVTDAWKDINFELIQPTKVSRALLSRVVGLAIFMVFYRDEDGYTHPHSKAKDLADLFVNPIDV; encoded by the exons ATGTCGACAGTGAATGTGATGAACGGGGTTGTTCGTCCCACAGCCAAATTTCAGGCGTCTATTTGGGGAGatcattttcttaaatatgCTTCTTCTACTAATGATTCCTCAGTC gaCAATCATGCAAGAAACCAAGTTTACATTGAATTGAAACAAAGAACAAGGAAAAAACTCACGTCCAATACGATGAGTGAGTCCGAGAAGTTAAACTTTATTGATGTTATCCAACGACTTggtataaattatcattttgaaACTGAAATCGAACAAGTTCTCCAATGCATTAATATTTATAGTCAACGCATGAACAACGACTACGACGATGATGATCTACGTACTTGCGCTCTCCGTTTTCGGTTACTAAGGCAACAAGGATATAATGTCTCTTCAA ATGATACCTTTATGAAATTCATGGACACAGAAGGCGAGTTCAATACATCTGTAAGAGATGACGTAATAGGGATGTTAAGCTTACTAGAGGCCTCACATTTGAGGTTCCGAGAGGAAAATATATTGGAGAAAGCATTCAATTTCACCACAAAGCAATTTGAGACTATGTTATTGCATGATCGTGATCTCATTGATCTCATTAATCCCCACCTTGCCCAACAAGTTAATAATGCTCTCAACCAATCATTGCTTAAGGGTTTTATAAGAATGGATGCAAGAAGTTACTTCTCCTTCTATGAGAATTGCAATACACACGATAAAAAATTACTAGAGTTCGCAAAACTCGATTTCAACGTGTTACAGAGAGTGCATCAAAAAGAATTGACAAAACTCACTAG GTGGTGGAAAGATTTAGACTTTACAAATAAATGTCCATTCGCAAGGGACAGACTTGTGGAGTGCTACTTTTGTGCTTTGACAATTTACTTTGAGCCTAAATATGCATATGGTAGGGAAGTGTTTACTAAGGTGATATCATTTTTGTCTATATTGGATGATATATATGATGCTTATGGTACTTGGGAAGAACTTGTGTTATTCACCGATGCAATTAAtag gTGGGAGAGAATCGACTCAAATGAATTATcagaatatataaaatattttaatgatgcACTTCATGATTATATGGAAATCTTAAAGAATGAATGTATTGAAAGAAAATTTGTTGATGGCATTCATTATCTCAAACAAATG GTGAAGGTTATGGCAAATGCATATTTGGAAGAGGCAAGATGGCTTCATAACAAATATATCCCTACACTAGAAGAATACATGAGTGTGGCGTTGATTACAGCTACTACTCGATTCTTGACAGTCACTTCATTTATAGGAATGGATCCTATTTTAGCAACTAAAGATGCCTTTCGTTGGGCATTTGAAGATCCTCCCATCATGAAAGCAGCTGCTGTAGTTGGAAGAATCATTGATGATATTGTCGGCTTCAAG TTTGAACAAGAAAGGGAGCATGTAGCATCATCAGTACAATGTTACATGAATCAACATGGTGTGTCGGAAGACATAGCAATATTTGAGCTAAAAAAACAAGTGACAGATGCATGGAAAGATATCAACTTTGAGTTAATTCAACCAACTAAAGTATCAAGGGCTTTACTTAGTCGGGTGGTTGGTCTTGCCATTTTTATGGTATTTTATCGAGATGAAGATGGATACACACATCCTCACTCCAAGGCAAAAGATCTTGCCGATCTGTTTGTCAACCCTATTGATGTGTAA
- the LOC124910594 gene encoding (-)-germacrene D synthase-like, translated as MKFLDSKGEFKTSIKNDIKGMLSLQEAADLRFRGEDILEKAFNFTTKQFETMLLHDRDLIDHINPHLAQQVTNALNQTLLKGFIRMDVRSYFSFYENCNTHDKKLLEFAKLDFNILQRVHQKELAELTRWWKDLDIINKCPFARDRLVECYFCALTVYFEPKYAYGRKVFTKITTFLSILYDIYDAYGTWEELVLFTDAINRYIEYTCILNQKGN; from the exons ATGAAATTCTTGGATAGCAAAGGTGAATTcaaaacatccataaaaaatgatataaaaggGATGTTAAGTCTACAAGAGGCCGCAGATTTGAGGTTCCGAGGGGAAGATATATTGGAGAAAGCTTTCAATTTTACCACAAAACAATTTGAGACTATGTTATTGCATGATCGTGATCTAATAGATCACATTAATCCACACCTTGCCCAACAAGTAACTAATGCTCTAAACCAAACCTTGCTTAAAGGTTTTATAAGGATGGATGTAAGAAGTTACTTCTCCTTCTACGAGAATTGCAATACACATGATAAGAAATTGCTAGAGTTCGCAAAACTCGATTTCAACATATTGCAGAGAGTGCACCAAAAAGAATTGGCAGAACTCACtag GTGGTGGAAGGATTTGGACATTATAAACAAATGTCCATTCGCAAGGGATAGACTCGTGGAGTGTTACTTTTGTGCTTTGACGGTTTACTTTGAGCCTAAATATGCATACGGTAGGAAAGTGTTTACTAAGATAACAACATTTTTATCTATATTGTATGATATATACGATGCTTATGGAACTTGGGAAGAACTTGTGCTCTTTACTGATGCAATTAATAGGTATATTGAATATACTTGTATTCTTAACCAGAaaggaaattaa